The Sediminicola sp. YIK13 genomic sequence ACTTCACTATATCTTCCTGTCGGTTGTGCATCACCAATAAGGTTGTTTTCGTATTCTTTTTCAAGGCCTTCATTGATGTCCCTTCCGTAATTGAACCTTAGGTTAAGGCCGTCTAAAATTTTAAATTCTGTATAGAATCTAAAGCCATAGGTATTGTCTTTGTCTCTTTCATCGTTTAACAGAAGCTCTTGTAAGGCATGACGCCCTTGGCTTATAGGTCTAGAACCTATATTGAATTCTGGAAAACCTTCTCCATTATCAAAAACAGGATTTCCTGCAGCATCACGCACTATATTCCCTTGTAGGTCATTTACGTAAACCGGATAGATAGAACCTATGTTCTTTGCGAATCCAAATGGATTAACGATACTTCCTGTCCCAGCAGAACTTGGTCCTACCGCCTCGGAAATAGTAATATTTGTACTACCCCCCATCTTAATGTAATCATTGACGTCAAAATCTGCGTTCAAACGGGTCGTTAATCGATCGAATTTAGAAGAAACAACAAATCCCTCTTCTTCTAGATAAGACGCAGAGAAAAATACCTTGTGCTTTTCACCACCACCCGAAACATTCACGTTATAATTTTGTCGTACCCCGGTGCGTTGCAAAACATCATACCAATCCAAGCTGTCATAGATGACGTTTGCATTAGGATTTAATTGCCCATTGGTCCCAACGATTTGATCGTTTGGCACATCAAAAGGATTATACCCTAAGCTATTGAAAATGTTGGCAGAGGCATAAGCAGGGTCTCCTCCTCCAGCACTGGAATTTTTTAAGGCTTCCCACATGGTTTCGTAATATTGACCTGGGGAAAGCTCATCATAAAAGGGGATACCGGCAGATACCAGACCATATTGTGTGGAAGCAGATACCTTAATTTCTCCTCTTGTACCACTCTTGGTTGTGATTAAAACAACCCCGTTGGCTGCTCTTGATCCATATAGAGATGTTGAAGCCGCATCTTTAAGAATGGTAAATGATGCAATATCTTCTTGGTTGATTGTGTTTAAAGCACCTTCGTACTGAACACCATCCACAATAAATAGGGGGTCAGAACTACCGTTAAGGGTTCCAACTCCTCTAATAACTATTCCTGGAGATGAGCCTGGTTGTCCGGAAGCTGATGTAAATTGAACACCTGTTGCTCTACCTTCGATGGCTGCAATAGGTGAGGTAACGCTTCTGATTTCAAGATCTTTTGCGCCAATAACACTGGCGGATCCAGTAAATGCCTCTTTAGTAGACGTACCATAAGCAGTTACGATAACTTCATCAAGTGCCTCCGCATCTTCTTCCATTTGAAGATTAATAGTGTTTGAAGCACCAATAGTTCTTTCGGCAGTTTTTTGCCCGAGATAAGTGAACTTTAATTTTTGACCTACTTCCGCATTAATGCTGAAATTTCCGTCAAAATCAGTTTGTGTTCCTCTTGTAGTTCCAACAATTACTACCGACACCCCTGGTAATGGAGCTCCGTCAGTGGCGGAAGTTACTGTTCCGGTAATTGTCTTTTGTTGTGAAAATCCGATTTGTGCTACAAACACCAGAAATAAGGTGAGTAACCATGGGTTTTTGAATTTCATTAGGTTTGATTTTAGAATTAGTCTTCTGCTAAGATTTCACTTTATTGTTCCATTAGCTAAATATTAACATTTTTTTTAGTCACTTTTAACATAAAAACCCTGACGAGGGAGGTTTTTGAGTCAATTTTTGAATTTAAATATATATCGAACTGCATGATTTTTTTTACCAAAAGCACGACAAAAGGTTGATTTTTTATAAAACTTGACTTTAAGGAAGTGGATAAAAATTTGACCAACTAAATGGTAGAAGTGTATGCCCGAAAAACACCAATTAAGGTAAAATTAATAGAATTAATGATGAAGAATACGCCATGTCATGGTTAAAGATTGGTGTCGGCTTCAGCTAGCTCTTCCAATTTTTTGATTAGCTATCCTAGTGATCAGTTTGTTAGAAAAAAAATATATTCTTTTTAGTCTTTAGTCCTGGGGCTTATTTGTTTTTGATAAAGACAACAGGGGTGTAACCTTCTATGGCGGAGCACAAAGGTTGTTCTTTAACAGCTTGAAAGATTTTGTTAATGTGCCTGCAACCAGTTGTCACCAACTCCCATTTCCACATCCAAGGGCACGGATAGCGTATAGGCGCTTTCCATTTCGGTTTTAATCATGGTCTTTAGTTCTTCCAATTCAGGTTTGTATACATCAAAGACCAATTCATCATGAACCTGCAACAACATTTTAGTCTTGTAATTGCCTTCTTCCAGCTTTTTGTGGATATTGATCATGGCTATTTTGATGATATCCGCAGCGCTTCCTTGTATGGGGGCATTTACGGCATTGCGTTCCGCGGCACCCCTTACGACGGCATTGCTACCGTTGATGTCCTTTAGATATCTTCTTCTGCCCAAAACGGTTTGAACATATCCGTGTTCCCTGGCAAATTCTATCTGTTCGCTGATGTAGTTGCGTAATTTTGGATAGGTTTTGTAATAAGTGTCTATCAGGTCCTTGGCCTCACCTCTAGATAGGTCTGTCTGATTGCTAAGTCCAAACGCGGATACCCCATAAATAATTCCAAAGTTGACAGTTTTGGCGTTGCTACGCTGTTCCCTGGTCACTTCCTCCAAGGGTACATTGAAAACCTTTGAGGCTGTGGAGGCGTGAATATCCTCTCCATTTTTAAAGGCCTCGATCATGGTGGTTTCTTGACTGAGTGCCGCAATGATGCGTAGTTCTATCTGGGAATAATCCGCGGCCAATAAAATATAATCTTCATTCCTTGGAACAAAAGCCTTGCGGACCTGTCTTCCCCTTTCCGTGCGTATTGGGATGTTCTGAAGGTTAGGGTTGTTACTGCTCAGTCTTCCTGTAGCAGCTACGGTCTGCATATAATCTGTATGTACTCTACCCGTAGTTGGTTCCACTTGCCCGGGTAGGGCATCTATGTAGGTACTCTTTAGTTTGGAAAGTCCCCTATACTCCAGAACATGTTGGATGATGGCGTGGTCTTTGGCAAGATAGGAAAGTACGTCTTCTGCGGTGGAGTATTGCCCGGTTTTGGTTTTCTTAGGCTTGTCTACCAGTTTCATTTTATCAAAAAGAATTTCTCCCAATTGCTTTGGGGAGCCAATATTGAACTCCTCCCCAGCATCTTCATAAATTTTCGATTCCAGGTTCTTGATATCGTTGTCCAGGTCTTTGGACAGGGAATTTAAAAATTCGGTATCCAATTTAATTCCTTCCAACTCCATATCTGCCAGGACGTGCAAAAGAGGGATTTCTATATCATTGAAAAGATCTTCTGTTTTGGCCTCGGCAAGTTCTGGTCTAAAATGTTGAGCCAGTTGAAAGGTAATATCCGCATCTTCCACGGCGTATTCTGTTTGCTTATCCAGAGGGATT encodes the following:
- a CDS encoding SusC/RagA family TonB-linked outer membrane protein; this translates as MKFKNPWLLTLFLVFVAQIGFSQQKTITGTVTSATDGAPLPGVSVVIVGTTRGTQTDFDGNFSINAEVGQKLKFTYLGQKTAERTIGASNTINLQMEEDAEALDEVIVTAYGTSTKEAFTGSASVIGAKDLEIRSVTSPIAAIEGRATGVQFTSASGQPGSSPGIVIRGVGTLNGSSDPLFIVDGVQYEGALNTINQEDIASFTILKDAASTSLYGSRAANGVVLITTKSGTRGEIKVSASTQYGLVSAGIPFYDELSPGQYYETMWEALKNSSAGGGDPAYASANIFNSLGYNPFDVPNDQIVGTNGQLNPNANVIYDSLDWYDVLQRTGVRQNYNVNVSGGGEKHKVFFSASYLEEEGFVVSSKFDRLTTRLNADFDVNDYIKMGGSTNITISEAVGPSSAGTGSIVNPFGFAKNIGSIYPVYVNDLQGNIVRDAAGNPVFDNGEGFPEFNIGSRPISQGRHALQELLLNDERDKDNTYGFRFYTEFKILDGLNLRFNYGRDINEGLEKEYENNLIGDAQPTGRYSEVRFRREVENFNQLLTYTKSFNNTHNIDITAGHESFDRTFSSINALAVEQTAEGIFEFDNFATPVQLGGSTTNKTIEGYFLRANYNFENKYYVSGSVRRDASSVFSADSRWGTFYSVGASWRIDQEKFMENVSFIDQLKLRGSYGEVGNDDLGDFFLSQPRYGLTSNAGSPAIIWQEIGNADLQWETVESFDLALEFTMFNNFLDGTVEYYKRNSSDLLYDLPIALSNGLNSFPSNVGDMYNSGWEIGLTTHLINRSDFNWDISFQASTFKNEITSLPDPFVNGSKRWDVGRSRFDFFLLRTAGVDPANGDQLFELYELDENNNSVPVLDANGDVETTNDWTETERAYTGDSSIPDLLGSIANSISYKGFSLDVLFTYGIGGKFLDNGYSAMMHSGNFGSSYHPDILKSWRQPGDITDVPRLESGNNGLVRTQSDRFLTDASFWSLKNVNLGYSFDNKIAEKIGVDNLRLSVSGENLFLKSKRSGLNPQFNLGGTAAGNDFNPARIISFGLNVAF